In Streptomyces sp. SID8374, one genomic interval encodes:
- a CDS encoding sugar ABC transporter permease, whose translation MTRPRRAKAYGARSAPYVFLVPAALLFLLFFALPIGYALLLSLRRTEVKGLGLGRGAREEVWAGLANYTDALTDSELLHGALRILGYGAIVVPVMLGLALLFALLLDSDRVRLRGFTRLAIFLPYAVPGVVAALMWGFLYLPTVSPFHYLLDLAGLPQPDLLDGGPLYLALANIAVWGGTGFNMIVIYTALRAIPAEVFEAARLDGCSPWQIAVRIKIPMVAPSLVLTFFFSIIATLQVFSEPTTLKPLTNSLSTTWSPLMKVYQDAFVNNDIHAAAAQAVIIAAATLALSFGFLRAANSRTKQGA comes from the coding sequence GTGACCCGTCCGCGCCGCGCGAAGGCGTACGGGGCCAGGAGCGCCCCGTACGTCTTCCTGGTCCCCGCCGCCCTGCTCTTCCTGCTCTTCTTCGCCCTGCCCATCGGCTACGCCCTGCTGCTGAGCCTGCGCCGCACCGAGGTCAAGGGGCTGGGGCTCGGCCGGGGCGCGCGGGAGGAGGTGTGGGCCGGGCTCGCCAACTACACCGACGCGCTCACCGATTCCGAGCTGCTCCACGGGGCGCTGCGCATCCTGGGGTACGGGGCGATCGTCGTCCCCGTGATGCTCGGGCTCGCCCTCCTCTTCGCGCTGCTGCTGGACAGCGACCGGGTCCGGCTGCGCGGCTTCACCCGGCTGGCGATCTTCCTGCCGTACGCCGTTCCGGGCGTGGTCGCCGCCCTGATGTGGGGCTTCCTCTATCTGCCGACGGTCAGCCCCTTCCACTACCTGCTGGACCTGGCGGGGCTGCCGCAGCCCGACCTCCTGGACGGCGGCCCGCTCTACCTGGCCCTGGCCAACATCGCCGTCTGGGGCGGCACCGGCTTCAACATGATCGTGATCTACACCGCGCTGCGGGCGATCCCGGCCGAGGTCTTCGAGGCGGCCCGGCTGGACGGCTGCTCGCCCTGGCAGATCGCGGTCCGGATCAAGATCCCGATGGTGGCGCCCTCGCTGGTGCTGACCTTCTTCTTCTCGATCATCGCCACGCTCCAGGTGTTCAGCGAGCCGACCACCCTGAAGCCGCTGACCAACTCCCTCTCCACCACGTGGAGTCCGCTGATGAAGGTCTACCAGGACGCGTTCGTCAACAACGACATCCATGCGGCCGCCGCCCAGGCGGTCATCATCGCCGCCGCCACGCTGGCCCTGTCCTTCGGCTTCCTCCGGGCGGCCAACTCCCGTACGAAGCAGGGAGCATGA
- a CDS encoding VOC family protein — MTSHVRHITVDCSDAHALGTFWSQVLGAPLAADDFPGDPEALLETPGAAILFVQGPDAKTAKNRLHLDVQPQDRTRDEEVERLLTLGATLVGDHRKPDGRGWATLADPEGNEFCVECSAAERAALSGTRLPVTADDVTAAVRLAVDTLAGAPAEGWDQPAGTLEWTCWETVEHLSDDLFAYAVQLGPRTPPLDGEVPYRWAADRQGGPANAVFADRTAGPAGLLATLEASGALLASMARTTPPEVRSYHTYGVSDPEGFAAMGVVETLVHTHDLAEGLGLEWAPPAGLCDRVLARLFPDAPAGGDRWTVLLWATGRAELPDHPRRTAWRWNGEPR; from the coding sequence ATGACTTCTCACGTACGGCACATCACCGTCGACTGTTCCGACGCCCATGCGCTCGGCACCTTCTGGTCCCAGGTGCTCGGCGCCCCGCTCGCCGCCGACGACTTCCCCGGCGACCCGGAGGCGCTGCTGGAGACCCCGGGCGCGGCGATCCTCTTCGTGCAGGGGCCCGACGCCAAGACCGCCAAGAACCGGCTCCACCTGGACGTCCAGCCGCAGGACCGCACCCGGGACGAGGAGGTGGAGCGGCTCCTCACGCTCGGCGCCACGCTGGTGGGCGACCACCGGAAACCGGACGGGCGGGGGTGGGCGACGCTGGCGGACCCCGAGGGCAACGAGTTCTGCGTGGAGTGTTCCGCCGCCGAGCGGGCCGCGCTGAGCGGGACCCGGCTGCCGGTGACGGCCGACGATGTGACGGCCGCCGTCCGGCTCGCGGTGGACACGCTGGCCGGAGCCCCGGCGGAGGGCTGGGACCAGCCCGCCGGGACGCTGGAGTGGACGTGCTGGGAGACGGTGGAGCACCTGAGCGACGATCTCTTCGCGTACGCCGTCCAGTTGGGCCCGCGTACGCCCCCGCTGGACGGCGAGGTGCCCTACCGGTGGGCCGCCGACCGGCAGGGCGGCCCGGCCAACGCGGTCTTCGCCGACCGGACGGCCGGGCCCGCCGGGCTGCTGGCGACCCTGGAGGCGAGCGGTGCGCTGCTGGCCTCGATGGCGCGGACGACCCCGCCCGAGGTGCGTTCGTACCACACCTACGGGGTCTCCGACCCGGAGGGCTTCGCCGCGATGGGCGTGGTGGAGACCCTGGTGCACACCCATGACCTGGCGGAGGGCCTGGGCCTGGAGTGGGCGCCGCCCGCCGGCCTCTGCGACCGGGTGCTGGCCCGGCTCTTCCCCGACGCCCCGGCGGGCGGCGACCGGTGGACCGTCCTGCTCTGGGCCACCGGCCGCGCCGAACTGCCGGACCACCCGCGCCGCACCGCGTGGCGGTGGAACGGGGAGCCCCGGTAG
- the ectB gene encoding diaminobutyrate--2-oxoglutarate transaminase, whose protein sequence is MTITPPALSVFETLESEVRSYCRGWPAVFDRAQGARLTDEDGHTYLDFFAGAGSLNYGHNNPVLKRALIDYIERDGITHGLDMATTAKRAFLETFQNVILRPRDLPYKVMFPGPTGTNAVESALKLARKVKGRESVVSFTNAFHGMSLGSLAVTGNAFKRAGAGIPLVHGTPMPFDNYFDGTVPDFLWFERLLEDQGSGLNKPAAVIVETVQGEGGINVARAEWLRALQELCHRQDMLLIVDDIQMGCGRTGGFFSFEEAGIVPDIVTLSKSISGYGLPMSLCLFKPELDIWEPGEHNGTFRGNNPAFVTAAAALQAYWADGQMEKQTLARGEQVEQALLAICAEEPTAQFRGRGLVWGMEFQDPARASAVCARAFELGLLLETSGPQSEVVKLLPPLTVTPDELDEGLRTLARCVRETA, encoded by the coding sequence GTGACCATCACCCCGCCCGCACTGAGCGTCTTCGAGACCCTGGAGTCGGAGGTCCGTAGCTACTGCCGCGGCTGGCCCGCCGTGTTCGACCGGGCCCAGGGCGCCCGGCTGACCGACGAGGACGGCCACACCTACCTGGACTTCTTCGCCGGGGCCGGCTCGCTCAACTACGGCCACAACAACCCGGTGCTGAAACGAGCGCTGATCGACTACATCGAGCGCGACGGCATCACCCACGGCCTGGACATGGCGACCACCGCCAAGCGCGCCTTCCTGGAGACGTTCCAGAACGTCATCCTGCGCCCGCGCGACCTCCCGTACAAGGTCATGTTCCCCGGCCCGACGGGCACCAACGCCGTCGAGTCGGCCCTGAAGCTGGCCCGCAAGGTCAAGGGCCGCGAGTCGGTCGTCTCGTTCACCAACGCCTTCCACGGCATGTCGCTGGGCTCGCTCGCCGTCACCGGCAACGCGTTCAAGCGGGCCGGCGCCGGCATCCCGCTGGTGCACGGCACGCCGATGCCGTTCGACAACTACTTCGACGGCACCGTCCCGGACTTCCTGTGGTTCGAGCGGCTCCTCGAGGACCAGGGCTCCGGGCTGAACAAGCCCGCCGCCGTGATCGTGGAGACGGTCCAGGGCGAGGGCGGCATCAACGTGGCCCGCGCCGAGTGGCTGCGCGCGCTCCAGGAGCTGTGCCACCGCCAGGACATGCTGCTGATCGTCGACGACATCCAGATGGGCTGCGGCCGTACCGGCGGCTTCTTCTCCTTCGAGGAGGCCGGCATCGTCCCGGACATCGTCACGCTGTCGAAGTCCATCAGCGGTTACGGCCTGCCCATGTCGCTGTGCCTGTTCAAGCCGGAGCTGGACATCTGGGAGCCGGGCGAGCACAACGGCACCTTCCGCGGCAACAACCCGGCCTTCGTGACGGCCGCCGCCGCACTCCAGGCGTACTGGGCCGACGGTCAGATGGAGAAGCAGACCCTGGCCCGCGGCGAGCAGGTGGAGCAGGCGCTGCTGGCCATCTGCGCCGAGGAGCCGACCGCGCAGTTCCGCGGCCGCGGTCTGGTCTGGGGCATGGAGTTCCAGGACCCGGCGCGCGCCTCCGCGGTCTGCGCCCGCGCCTTCGAGCTGGGGCTCCTGCTGGAGACCTCCGGCCCGCAGAGCGAGGTCGTCAAGCTGCTGCCGCCGCTGACCGTCACCCCCGACGAGCTGGACGAGGGCCTGCGCACGCTGGCCCGCTGCGTCCGCGAGACGGCCTGA
- a CDS encoding glycosyl hydrolase 53 family protein, producing MYGTAHRRHPRRGRAAAATLLAALLLAALPAPSAHAATTPANPGFESGTTGWSTYSPTGQTAASFTEPGGHTGATRLSHWSASAYRVETYQYLTGLTDGTYTLSARVRSSGGQNAAYIALRNCGTAEQRTDLPATANGAWIRVVTSVRVTGGGCTISLNSDAGAGQWANFDDITFTPGTTGLAVKGGDLSTLPKNEAYGARYRDASGATGDAMSILGAAGMNYVRLKVWVNPADGYNDKAHVLAMAKRAKALGMKTLIDFHYSDRWADPGHQTKPAAWAGHGYEQLKRDVHDHTYDVLNALKAQGTTADMVQIGNETNAGMLWPEGSTANWPQLAGLLTAGANAAKSVSSGTRVALHLAEGGDNGGTRWWFDNAVAQRVPFDVVALSYYGYWHGPLSALQTNLDDTAARYGKPVLVAETAYAHTLANGDGLENNIATASQLAPGYPATPAGQAANLRDVMNVVEAVPNGRGLGVVYWEPSWTAVRGSGWDPQDPASGNAWENQALFGYDTTLLPAARWFSHR from the coding sequence ATGTACGGAACTGCGCACCGCCGTCACCCCCGTCGCGGCAGAGCCGCCGCCGCGACACTCCTCGCCGCCCTGCTGCTGGCCGCACTCCCCGCACCCAGCGCCCATGCCGCCACCACCCCCGCCAACCCCGGCTTCGAGTCCGGCACCACGGGCTGGTCCACCTACTCGCCCACCGGCCAGACCGCCGCCTCCTTCACCGAGCCGGGCGGCCACACCGGCGCGACCCGGCTCAGCCACTGGTCGGCCTCGGCCTACCGCGTGGAGACCTACCAGTACCTCACCGGCCTCACCGACGGCACGTACACCCTGAGCGCGCGGGTCCGCTCCAGCGGCGGGCAGAACGCCGCGTACATCGCCCTGCGCAACTGCGGTACGGCCGAGCAGCGCACCGACCTGCCCGCCACCGCGAACGGCGCCTGGATCCGCGTCGTCACCTCGGTACGGGTCACCGGCGGCGGCTGCACCATCAGCCTCAACTCCGACGCGGGCGCGGGCCAGTGGGCCAACTTCGACGACATCACCTTCACCCCGGGCACCACCGGCCTGGCGGTCAAGGGCGGCGACCTCTCCACGCTCCCGAAGAACGAGGCGTACGGGGCCCGTTACCGCGACGCGAGCGGCGCGACCGGTGACGCGATGAGCATCCTGGGCGCCGCCGGCATGAACTACGTCCGCCTCAAGGTGTGGGTGAACCCGGCCGACGGCTACAACGACAAGGCCCACGTCCTGGCCATGGCCAAGCGCGCCAAGGCCCTCGGGATGAAGACCCTGATCGACTTCCACTACTCCGACCGCTGGGCCGACCCGGGGCACCAGACCAAGCCCGCCGCCTGGGCGGGCCACGGCTACGAGCAGCTGAAGCGGGACGTCCACGACCACACGTACGACGTGCTGAACGCCCTCAAGGCGCAGGGCACCACCGCCGACATGGTCCAGATCGGCAACGAGACCAACGCCGGGATGCTCTGGCCCGAGGGCTCCACCGCCAACTGGCCGCAGCTGGCCGGTCTGCTCACCGCGGGCGCGAACGCGGCGAAGTCCGTCTCCTCCGGTACGCGGGTGGCGCTGCACCTCGCCGAGGGCGGCGACAACGGCGGGACCCGCTGGTGGTTCGACAACGCGGTGGCCCAGCGCGTCCCGTTCGACGTCGTGGCGCTCTCGTACTACGGCTACTGGCACGGCCCGCTCTCCGCCCTCCAGACCAACCTGGACGACACCGCCGCCCGCTACGGCAAGCCGGTCCTGGTCGCCGAGACCGCGTACGCGCACACCCTGGCCAACGGCGACGGGCTGGAGAACAACATCGCCACCGCCTCCCAGCTCGCCCCGGGCTACCCGGCCACCCCCGCCGGGCAGGCCGCCAACCTGCGGGACGTCATGAACGTGGTGGAGGCCGTCCCGAACGGGCGCGGCCTGGGCGTCGTCTACTGGGAGCCGTCCTGGACCGCCGTGCGCGGCAGCGGCTGGGACCCGCAGGACCCGGCCTCCGGCAACGCGTGGGAGAACCAGGCCCTGTTCGGCTACGACACCACGCTGCTGCCCGCCGCCCGCTGGTTCTCCCACCGCTGA
- a CDS encoding ectoine synthase — MIVRSFKDIENTDRHVKAASGTWESKRIVLAKEKVGFSLHETVLYAGTETSMWYANHIEAVLCTEGEAELTNDETGETHWISPGTMYLLDGHERHTLRPKTDFRCVCVFNPPVTGREDHDENGVYPLLTEEA, encoded by the coding sequence GTGATCGTCCGATCGTTCAAGGACATCGAGAACACCGACCGGCATGTGAAGGCCGCGTCCGGCACCTGGGAGAGCAAGCGCATCGTGCTCGCCAAGGAGAAGGTGGGCTTCTCGCTCCACGAGACCGTGCTCTACGCGGGCACCGAGACCTCCATGTGGTACGCGAACCACATCGAGGCGGTCCTGTGCACCGAGGGCGAGGCCGAGCTCACCAACGACGAGACCGGCGAGACCCACTGGATCTCCCCCGGCACGATGTACCTGCTGGACGGGCATGAGCGGCACACCCTGCGGCCCAAGACCGACTTCCGCTGCGTGTGCGTCTTCAACCCTCCCGTCACCGGACGGGAGGACCATGACGAGAACGGTGTCTACCCACTGCTGACCGAGGAGGCCTGA
- a CDS encoding carbohydrate ABC transporter permease produces the protein MSAPVLPTAPPPARAPARPAHAPTGPRRFPLLPTAALLLGALYCLLPVAWVLVASTKSGSELFTTFTFLPGTGFADNVGDLTAYREGVYWRWMANSAFYAGVGALLSTAVSAVSGYALAMYRFRGRESVFNILLAGVLMPPVILAVPQYLLLAEADLTDSYLSVLLPVILSPYGVYLARIYAAAAVPGDVVEAGRMDGGGEWRIFRTIALPMMLPGLVTVFLFQFVAIWNNFLLPYIMLGDDEKFPVTLGLYTLLQQGATTPALYTLVITGALLAIVPLIALFLVIQRFWSLDLLSGAVKS, from the coding sequence ATGAGCGCCCCCGTCCTGCCGACGGCCCCGCCCCCGGCCCGGGCGCCCGCGCGTCCGGCCCACGCCCCCACCGGCCCCCGCCGCTTCCCGCTGCTGCCGACCGCCGCGCTGCTCCTCGGCGCGCTCTACTGCCTGCTGCCCGTCGCCTGGGTGCTGGTCGCCTCCACCAAGTCGGGCAGCGAGCTGTTCACCACCTTCACCTTCCTGCCCGGCACCGGCTTCGCCGACAACGTGGGCGACCTGACCGCGTACCGTGAGGGCGTCTACTGGCGGTGGATGGCCAACTCGGCGTTCTACGCGGGCGTCGGCGCGCTGCTCTCGACGGCCGTCTCCGCCGTCTCCGGGTACGCGCTGGCGATGTACCGCTTCCGGGGCCGCGAGTCCGTCTTCAACATCCTGCTGGCCGGGGTGCTGATGCCGCCGGTGATCCTCGCGGTGCCGCAGTACCTGCTGCTGGCCGAGGCGGACCTCACGGACTCGTACCTCTCGGTCCTCCTCCCGGTGATCCTCTCCCCGTACGGCGTCTACCTCGCCCGGATCTACGCGGCTGCCGCCGTGCCCGGCGATGTCGTCGAGGCGGGGCGGATGGACGGCGGCGGGGAGTGGCGGATCTTCCGGACGATCGCGCTGCCGATGATGCTGCCCGGGCTGGTGACGGTCTTCCTGTTCCAGTTCGTGGCGATCTGGAACAACTTCCTGCTGCCGTACATCATGCTCGGCGACGACGAGAAGTTCCCCGTCACGCTCGGCCTCTACACGCTGCTCCAGCAGGGCGCGACCACGCCCGCCCTCTACACCCTGGTGATCACGGGCGCCCTGCTCGCCATCGTTCCGCTGATCGCCCTGTTCCTGGTCATCCAGCGCTTCTGGAGCCTCGATCTGCTCTCCGGAGCCGTAAAGTCCTGA
- a CDS encoding beta-galactosidase, translated as MPPTAPHGLRRLAFGGDYNPEQWPEEVWHEDMALMAEAGVTMVSVGIFSWALLEPAPGAYDFGWLDRLLDLLHEHGIRADLGTPTVAPPAWFYRAHPEALPVGRDGVRYAFGSRGAICHSSAAYREAAAAITEQLARRYGSHPALALWHVHNEYGVPVSACYCDSCAAHFRRWLTARHGTVEAVNEAWGTAFWGQRYGSLDEIDPPRTTPTVGNPAQQLDYARFADDTMRENFRAERDILHRLAPGIPVTTNFMTALSQCESVDYWAWGREVDLVSNDHYLITDGRRTHVNLAMAADLTRSVAGGAPWLLLEHSTSGVNWQPRNPAKRPGEMARNSLAHVARGSDGAMFFQWRQSRRGAEKFHSAMVPHAGTDSRIWREVTRLGADLGLLDGIRGTRTVADAAMVWDWQSWWAQSLEWRPSQEHDARERADTFYEALYDRHLTVDFAHPEADLSGYPLVVVPALYLASEETGSNLRRYVEGGGTLVVSYFSGIVDADDAVHPGPYPGVLRDVLGLTVEEFAPLPEGGTVRLTTPGGPDLTGDLWSDVVIPRGAETIWSYADGIPAGRPAVTRHRLGEGSAWYVSTRLGGPDLDAVLERACADARIAPRTGLPHDVEVVRRTGSTGTYLFALNHTETDAKVVLDTPGTELLTAEPATGHLAVPAGAVRVVRLDS; from the coding sequence CTGCCTCCCACGGCCCCGCACGGGCTGCGCCGCCTCGCCTTCGGCGGGGACTACAACCCCGAGCAGTGGCCCGAGGAGGTCTGGCACGAGGACATGGCCCTGATGGCCGAGGCCGGGGTGACCATGGTCAGCGTCGGGATCTTCTCCTGGGCCCTGCTCGAACCCGCCCCCGGCGCCTACGACTTCGGCTGGCTGGACCGGCTCCTGGACCTCCTCCACGAGCACGGCATCCGGGCCGACCTCGGCACCCCCACCGTCGCCCCGCCCGCCTGGTTCTACCGGGCCCACCCCGAGGCGCTGCCGGTCGGCCGGGACGGTGTCCGGTACGCCTTCGGGTCGCGCGGCGCGATCTGCCACAGCTCGGCCGCTTACCGGGAGGCCGCCGCCGCCATCACCGAACAGCTCGCCCGGCGCTACGGCAGCCACCCGGCCCTCGCGCTCTGGCACGTCCACAACGAGTACGGCGTCCCCGTCAGCGCCTGCTACTGCGACAGCTGCGCCGCCCACTTCCGCCGCTGGCTCACCGCCCGCCACGGCACGGTCGAGGCGGTCAACGAGGCCTGGGGCACGGCGTTCTGGGGCCAGCGGTACGGCAGCCTCGACGAGATCGACCCGCCCCGCACCACCCCGACCGTCGGCAACCCCGCCCAGCAGCTGGACTACGCCCGCTTCGCCGACGACACCATGCGGGAGAACTTCCGCGCCGAGCGGGACATCCTGCACCGGCTCGCCCCGGGCATCCCCGTCACCACCAACTTCATGACCGCGCTCAGCCAGTGCGAGTCCGTGGACTACTGGGCCTGGGGCCGCGAGGTCGACCTGGTCAGCAACGACCACTACCTGATCACCGACGGCCGCCGCACCCACGTCAACCTCGCCATGGCCGCCGACCTCACCCGCTCGGTCGCGGGCGGCGCCCCCTGGCTGCTCCTGGAGCACTCCACCTCGGGGGTCAACTGGCAGCCCCGCAACCCCGCCAAGCGCCCCGGCGAGATGGCCCGCAACAGCCTCGCCCACGTGGCCAGGGGATCGGACGGTGCGATGTTCTTCCAGTGGCGGCAGTCCCGGCGCGGCGCCGAGAAGTTCCACTCGGCGATGGTGCCGCACGCCGGGACGGACTCCCGGATCTGGCGCGAGGTCACCCGCCTCGGCGCCGACCTCGGCCTGCTGGACGGGATCCGGGGGACCCGGACCGTCGCGGACGCCGCCATGGTCTGGGACTGGCAGTCCTGGTGGGCGCAGTCCCTGGAGTGGCGCCCCAGCCAGGAGCACGACGCCCGGGAGCGCGCCGACACCTTCTACGAGGCCCTGTACGACCGCCACCTCACCGTCGACTTCGCCCACCCCGAGGCCGACCTCTCCGGCTACCCGCTGGTGGTCGTCCCGGCCCTCTACCTCGCCTCCGAGGAGACCGGGAGCAACCTGCGCCGGTACGTCGAGGGCGGCGGCACCCTCGTCGTCTCGTACTTCTCCGGGATCGTCGACGCCGACGACGCCGTCCACCCCGGCCCGTACCCGGGCGTCCTGCGCGACGTACTCGGCCTGACCGTCGAGGAGTTCGCCCCGCTCCCCGAGGGCGGCACGGTCCGCCTGACCACCCCCGGCGGCCCTGACCTCACCGGCGACCTCTGGTCGGACGTCGTGATCCCGCGCGGGGCCGAGACGATCTGGTCGTACGCCGACGGCATCCCGGCCGGCCGGCCCGCCGTCACCCGGCACCGGCTGGGGGAGGGCAGCGCCTGGTACGTCTCCACCCGGCTCGGCGGCCCCGACCTGGACGCGGTCCTGGAGCGGGCCTGCGCCGACGCCCGCATCGCGCCCCGCACCGGGCTGCCGCACGACGTGGAGGTGGTCCGCCGCACCGGCTCCACCGGCACGTACCTCTTCGCCCTCAACCACACCGAGACCGACGCCAAGGTGGTGCTGGACACCCCCGGCACCGAACTCCTCACCGCCGAACCCGCCACGGGCCACCTCGCCGTACCGGCGGGGGCGGTCCGCGTCGTACGGCTGGACAGCTGA
- a CDS encoding extracellular solute-binding protein, whose product MKYRIVAASTAAVLTATALLSGCGSPDGDSADGPSAENPVSLTYWAWAPGLDKVADLWNEGEGKEAGIKVTVKKQASGDDLVTKIITAAKAHKAPDLVQAEYQALPTLVSNDVLADISKEAGGAKGQFAEGIWQQATLGSDALYALPQDSGPLMFYYRKDLFAEYGLTVPDTWDAFAETARALKKKAPDKALTTFSSNDAGLFAGLAQQAGAQWWTTGGEKWKVAIDDPATRKVADFWGSLVKEGAIDNQPMYTPAWNKALNTGTQIAWVSAVWAPGTLTTAAPDTKGKWAMAPLPQWTAGQNVTGSWGGSSTAVTNDSRHKKAAAAFATWLNTDPEAVAALVRESGIYPAATAAQTGGALAQAPDYFAGQPGFYTEAAKIAAGTAPAAWGPNVNVAYTAFKDHFASAAKRKGDFGSALTAMQDATVTDLKKQGFGVSE is encoded by the coding sequence ATGAAGTACCGCATCGTCGCGGCGTCCACGGCAGCCGTGCTCACCGCCACCGCCCTGCTCTCCGGCTGCGGTTCGCCGGACGGTGACAGCGCGGACGGCCCGTCGGCCGAGAACCCCGTCTCGCTCACCTACTGGGCCTGGGCGCCCGGCCTGGACAAGGTCGCGGACCTCTGGAACGAGGGCGAGGGCAAGGAGGCCGGGATCAAGGTCACGGTGAAGAAGCAGGCGTCCGGCGACGACCTGGTCACCAAGATCATCACGGCGGCCAAGGCGCACAAGGCCCCCGACCTGGTGCAGGCGGAGTACCAGGCACTGCCGACCCTGGTCTCCAACGACGTACTGGCCGACATCTCGAAGGAGGCGGGCGGCGCGAAGGGGCAGTTCGCGGAGGGGATCTGGCAGCAGGCGACGCTCGGTTCGGACGCCCTGTACGCGCTGCCGCAGGACTCGGGCCCGCTGATGTTCTACTACCGCAAGGACCTCTTCGCGGAGTACGGCCTGACCGTGCCGGACACCTGGGACGCGTTCGCCGAGACCGCCCGCGCGCTGAAGAAGAAGGCCCCCGACAAGGCGCTGACCACCTTCTCCTCCAACGACGCCGGGCTCTTCGCGGGCCTCGCCCAGCAGGCCGGGGCCCAGTGGTGGACCACCGGCGGCGAGAAGTGGAAGGTCGCCATCGACGACCCGGCCACCCGCAAGGTCGCCGACTTCTGGGGCTCCCTGGTGAAGGAGGGCGCGATCGACAACCAGCCCATGTACACCCCCGCCTGGAACAAGGCGCTCAACACCGGTACGCAGATCGCCTGGGTCAGCGCGGTCTGGGCGCCCGGCACGCTCACCACGGCCGCCCCCGACACCAAGGGCAAGTGGGCCATGGCGCCCCTCCCCCAGTGGACCGCCGGGCAGAACGTCACCGGCAGCTGGGGCGGCTCCTCCACCGCCGTCACCAACGACTCGCGGCACAAGAAGGCCGCCGCCGCCTTCGCCACCTGGCTGAACACCGACCCGGAGGCGGTCGCCGCCCTGGTCAGGGAGAGCGGGATCTATCCGGCCGCGACCGCCGCCCAGACCGGCGGCGCCCTGGCGCAGGCCCCCGACTACTTCGCCGGCCAGCCCGGCTTCTACACCGAGGCCGCGAAGATCGCCGCGGGCACCGCCCCGGCCGCCTGGGGCCCGAACGTCAACGTCGCGTACACCGCCTTCAAGGACCACTTCGCCTCGGCCGCCAAGCGGAAGGGCGACTTCGGCAGCGCCCTGACCGCGATGCAGGACGCCACGGTCACCGACCTGAAGAAGCAGGGCTTCGGAGTCTCCGAGTGA
- the thpD gene encoding ectoine hydroxylase yields MTTEVRADLYPSRGAAEMTTPRQDPVIWSAPGAPGPIAAKDLQGYEHDGFLTVDQLITPDEVAVYRAELDRLVADPLIRADERSIVEKQSQNVRSVFEVHKISEVFAGLVRDERVVGRARQILGSDVYVHQSRINVKPGFGASGFYWHSDFETWHAEDGLPNMRTVSVSIALTENFDTNGGLMIMPGSHKSFLGCAGETPKDNYKKSLQMQDAGTPSDEALTKMADRHGIKLFTGKAGSATWFDCNAMHGSGDNITPYARSNVFIVFNSVENEAQEPFAAPIRRPEFIGARDFTPVK; encoded by the coding sequence ATGACCACCGAAGTACGCGCCGATCTGTACCCCTCGCGCGGCGCCGCCGAGATGACCACTCCCCGCCAGGACCCGGTCATCTGGTCCGCGCCGGGCGCACCGGGCCCGATCGCCGCCAAGGATCTCCAGGGATACGAGCACGACGGCTTCCTCACCGTCGACCAGCTCATCACCCCCGACGAGGTCGCCGTCTACCGGGCGGAGCTGGACCGGCTGGTCGCCGACCCGCTGATCCGGGCCGACGAGCGCTCCATCGTGGAGAAGCAGTCGCAGAACGTGCGGTCCGTCTTCGAGGTCCACAAGATCAGCGAGGTCTTCGCCGGGCTGGTCCGCGACGAGCGGGTGGTGGGCCGCGCCCGCCAGATCCTGGGCTCGGACGTGTACGTCCACCAGTCCCGTATCAATGTGAAGCCGGGCTTCGGCGCCTCGGGCTTCTACTGGCACTCGGACTTCGAGACGTGGCACGCCGAGGACGGGCTGCCGAACATGCGGACCGTCTCCGTGTCGATCGCGCTCACCGAGAACTTCGACACCAACGGCGGGCTGATGATCATGCCCGGTTCGCACAAGTCGTTCCTCGGCTGTGCGGGCGAGACGCCGAAGGACAACTACAAGAAGTCGCTCCAGATGCAGGACGCCGGCACCCCGTCCGACGAGGCGCTGACGAAGATGGCCGACCGCCACGGCATCAAGCTCTTCACGGGCAAGGCCGGTTCGGCGACCTGGTTCGACTGCAACGCCATGCACGGTTCGGGCGACAACATCACCCCGTACGCGCGCTCCAACGTCTTCATCGTCTTCAACAGCGTGGAGAACGAGGCGCAGGAGCCGTTCGCGGCGCCGATCCGCCGCCCCGAGTTCATCGGGGCGCGGGACTTCACCCCGGTGAAGTAG